In a single window of the Ignavibacteriales bacterium genome:
- a CDS encoding helix-turn-helix transcriptional regulator, producing the protein MKKITTYEEHLDKQYGKKGSERRDKFEADSISFRLGEMLRKERTKAKLTQEQLAEKTGTKKSYISRIEAGKSDIQISTFYRIIELGLRKRLNISIT; encoded by the coding sequence ATGAAAAAGATAACTACATACGAAGAGCATTTAGATAAACAATACGGTAAAAAAGGAAGTGAACGGCGAGATAAATTCGAAGCTGATTCAATATCATTCCGTTTAGGTGAAATGCTCAGAAAAGAAAGAACGAAGGCAAAGTTGACACAAGAGCAGCTTGCAGAAAAAACTGGGACTAAGAAAAGTTATATTTCAAGAATAGAAGCTGGTAAAAGCGATATACAGATTTCAACTTTTTATAGGATAATAGAACTTGGTCTTAGGAAAAGATTAAATATTTCTATTACGTAA
- a CDS encoding type II toxin-antitoxin system RelE/ParE family toxin, translating to MKRKILFFGDYFLDFYSKQELKTKEKIDFVLDLIRNVERVPIKFLKYLEGTDGLYEVRVLIHKNNIRIFGFFDEGNLIILINGFIKKTNKTPKNELELGIKLKEEYFLEKAERNRK from the coding sequence GTGAAAAGAAAAATATTATTCTTCGGTGATTACTTTTTAGACTTCTATTCTAAGCAAGAGCTAAAAACAAAAGAAAAGATTGACTTTGTTCTTGATCTAATTAGAAACGTCGAGAGAGTTCCTATCAAATTTCTAAAGTATTTGGAAGGAACTGATGGTTTATATGAAGTAAGAGTTTTAATACACAAGAATAATATTAGAATTTTCGGGTTTTTTGATGAAGGTAATTTGATAATTCTAATAAATGGTTTTATTAAGAAGACAAACAAAACACCGAAGAATGAATTAGAATTAGGAATAAAATTGAAAGAAGAATATTTCTTAGAAAAGGCTGAAAGGAACAGAAAATGA
- a CDS encoding site-specific integrase, whose protein sequence is MEYLIQRMLENMQLFGLSARTQETYIYRIRKLFQYFNKPPDQISNEELRNYFLYLKNEKKYSRNTQTIALCSLKFFYERTLNKSFDVFNIIRLPKESKLPVVLTREEVKKILKNIRVLRHRVCLTLIYSCGLRLKEAIGLRVNQVDSKRMLLHIQQAKGRVDRYVPLPETTLILLRSHYKTHKNPILVFPAPGRGGIHESTSTEPLPDSSIQTVFKKSLREVGIIKDAHVHTLRHSYATHLLEAGTDIRIIQDYLGHKSIRTTMIYTQLTPLIRNNVYKRINSLMSGLI, encoded by the coding sequence ATGGAATATTTAATCCAGCGTATGCTCGAAAATATGCAGCTCTTCGGGTTATCCGCTCGTACTCAGGAAACTTATATATATCGCATAAGGAAATTATTTCAATACTTCAACAAACCACCGGACCAAATTTCCAATGAAGAATTAAGAAATTATTTTCTTTATCTGAAGAATGAAAAAAAATATTCAAGGAATACTCAAACTATAGCTCTTTGCTCATTGAAGTTCTTCTATGAAAGAACACTGAATAAAAGTTTTGATGTATTCAACATAATCCGTTTACCAAAAGAAAGCAAACTACCGGTTGTACTTACAAGAGAAGAAGTAAAAAAAATATTAAAAAATATACGGGTATTACGCCACAGAGTTTGTCTTACTCTAATCTATTCCTGCGGACTTAGGCTGAAAGAAGCTATCGGCTTAAGAGTAAATCAGGTAGACAGTAAAAGGATGTTGCTTCATATACAACAGGCAAAGGGGAGAGTTGACAGATACGTGCCTCTGCCGGAAACAACCCTCATATTATTAAGATCCCATTATAAAACTCACAAAAATCCTATCCTCGTATTTCCCGCTCCGGGACGTGGCGGAATCCACGAATCTACTTCAACAGAACCACTGCCGGACAGCAGTATTCAAACTGTCTTTAAGAAATCCCTTAGAGAAGTTGGAATAATTAAGGATGCTCATGTTCATACTTTAAGGCATTCATACGCAACGCATCTTTTAGAAGCCGGTACCGATATTAGAATTATTCAGGATTATCTTGGGCATAAATCAATAAGAACTACAATGATTTACACTCAGCTTACTCCTCTTATTAGAAATAATGTTTATAAACGAATCAATTCTCTTATGAGCGGTCTCATATAG